Proteins from one Oncorhynchus tshawytscha isolate Ot180627B linkage group LG16, Otsh_v2.0, whole genome shotgun sequence genomic window:
- the LOC112215980 gene encoding uncharacterized protein KIAA2013 homolog, whose amino-acid sequence MWLQQRLKGLPGVLSSSWARRMLIGLLVFLIFYWYLSSEGALRLFSGSGQSGGPAGQCLQTEIHRWKSLVDRGEGIYSTPQEKAVTPFVTGNGHFLVDIDSNRLWVASSSQPGSAPVHQTEYSPIVGVHLPGKRAEASATMLWFRKGAVLSVHCVLPGDSSGSARDCLTVREEFIAHRSRPNVYLQRIHVNNPSERAATLEVSTEPSLFGSKFSASVEKVEDKDVVLSSGRVVLPEKNQILLVVVATKKLGSRIQVAAKSEYAESVLSVVWTSEPIESTKLQETFTRLREGAKKELGELLRANIEDLVQDHQQAWMDLFISGVEMRKITDAHTPSSATVNTTLYYVLSASPAPLLDRRLGPEERARLESSLNYADHCFSGHATMHADNLWPERVSSVAQVLQLVTLWTLTLQKRGCKVLVAAGAHGVMQGAVLSFGGLSFNENHLQFQADPDVLHNSYALRGIHYNQDLINLAVLLDTEGKPFLHVSVKPFLHVSVKPQEKPVALYACEAGCLNEPVELTSSMVESKGHVFPVMVTQPITPLLYISTDLRHLQDLRHTLHLKAILAHEEHMAKQDPGLPFLFWFGVASLITLFHLFLFKLIYNEYCGPSAKPLFRSKVTKPSEEMEA is encoded by the exons ATGTGGCTCCAGCAAAGACTAAAGGGCCTACCAGGTGTGCTGTCAAGCAGCTGGGCTAGAAGAATGCTCATTGGACTGCTGGTTTTCCTCATCTTCTACTGGTACCTTAGCTCAGAGGGCGCTTTGAGGTTGTTTAGTGGCTCAGGCCAATCAGGGGGGCCTGCTGGACAATGCCTCCAGACTGAGATCCACAGGTGGAAGTCACTGGTGGACCGGGGGGAGGGAATCTACAGCACTCCCCAGGAGAAAGCGGTCACACCTTTTGTCACAGGTAACGGCCATTTCCTGGTGGACATTGACTCCAACAGACTGTGGGTGGCCTCGTCCTCCCAGCCCGGCTCGGCCCCTGTCCACCAGACTGAGTATTCGCCCATAGTGGGTGTCCACCTCCCTGGGAAGCGGGCCGAGGCGAGTGCAACCATGCTCTGGTTCCGCAAAGGGGCTGTCCTGTCCGTCCACTGTGTCCTCCCGGGGGACAGCTCCGGGTCAGCCCGTGACTGCCTCACCGTCCGAGAGGAGTTCATTGCCCACCGCAGCCGACCCAACGTCTACCTCCAGAGGATCCACGTCAACAACCCCTCGGAGCGGGCCGCCACCCTGGAGGTTTCCACTGAACCGTCCTTGTTCGGGAGCAAGTTCTCAGCCAGCGTGGAGAAGGTGGAGGACAAAGACGTGGTGCTGTCGTCGGGCCGCGTGGTTCTGCCGGAGAAGAACCAGATATTGCTGGTGGTGGTGGCCACCAAGAAGCTGGGCAGCCGCATCCAGGTGGCGGCCAAGTCGGAGTACGCAGAAAGTGTGCTGTCGGTGGTGTGGACATCGGAGCCCATTGAGTCGACCAAGTTACAGGAGACCTTCACTAGGCTTAGAGAGGGGGCCAAGAAAGAGCTGGGCGAGCTGCTGAGGGCTAACATAGAAGATCTGGTCCAGGACCACCAACAGGCCTGGATGGACCTCTTCATCTCTG GGGTGGAGATGCGTAAGATCACTGATGCGCATACGCCGTCCAGCGCCACGGTCAACACCACACTCTACTACGTCCTCTCGGCCTCGCCGGCACCCCTGCTAGACCGCCGCCTGGGCCCTGAAGAACGCGCCCGTCTGGAATCCAGCCTCAACTACGCCGACCACTGCTTTAGTGGGCATGCCACCATGCATGCCGATAACCTGTGGCCGGAGCGGGTCAGCAGTGTGGCCCAAGTCCTGCAGCTGGTCACCCTGTGGACCCTCACCCTGCAGAAGAGGGGTTGCAAGGTGCTTGTGGCGGCAGGTGCCCATGGCGTCATGCAGGGTGCCGTACTCAGCTTCGGAGGCCTCTCCTTCAACGAAAACCACCTGCAGTTCCAGGCGGACCCGGACGTGCTGCACAACAGCTATGCGCTGCGAGGCATCCACTACAACCAGGACCTGATCAACCTGGCTGTGCTTCTGGACACAGAGGGTAAGCCCTTCCTGCACGTGTCGGTCAAACCCTTCCTGCATGTGTCGGTCAAGCCCCAGGAGAAACCCGTAGCGCTGTATGCCTGCGAGGCGGGCTGCCTCAACGAGCCGGTGGAGCTGACGTCGTCAATGGTAGAGTCCAAGGGCCATGTGTTCCCGGTGATGGTGACGCAGCCCATCACACCACTGCTCTACATATCCACAGACCTGCGCCACCTGCAGGACCTGCGGCACACACTGCACCTCAAAGCCATCCTGGCACACGAGGAGCACATGGCCAAGCAGGACCCGGGCCTGCCCTTCCTCTTTTGGTTCGGCGTGGCTTCTCTCATCACCctcttccacctcttcctcttcaaACTCATCTACAATGAGTACTGCGGCCCCAGCGCCAAGCCCCTCTTCAGGAGCAAG GTGACGAAGCCAAGTGAGGAAATGGAAGCTTAG